From one Anticarsia gemmatalis isolate Benzon Research Colony breed Stoneville strain chromosome 20, ilAntGemm2 primary, whole genome shotgun sequence genomic stretch:
- the LOC142981937 gene encoding protein D3-like codes for MAGIIRLFRCAFILLVVDSAMVNLRVFAALQSFIANEIVTDVIPVAPDAVANVLYPSGVEVNEGNVLTPTQVKDRPTVTWEADPDAYYTVAMVDPDVPSRVNRSQGEWQHWIVGNFPGNGEDCGETLSEYVGAGPPAGSGFHRYVFLVYEQPCLLTFDEPRLNNTSMANRPLFSITRFAEKYNLGDPIAGNFFQAEYDDYVPILFAQLGA; via the exons ATGGCGGGAATTATTAGGTTGTTCCGATGTGCTTTTATTCTGTTAGTTGTAGATAGTGCTATGGTAAATTTGAGGGTTTTTGCTGCTTTACAGAGTTTTATAGCAAATGAGATAGTTACAGATGTCATTCCGGTCGCACCTGATGCAGTAGCTAAT GTGCTATACCCGAGCGGCGTGGAAGTGAACGAAGGCAATGTGTTGACTCCGACGCAAGTGAAGGACAGGCCCACTGTCACGTGGGAAGCCGATCCTGATGCGTATTACACTGTCGCCATGGTTG ACCCGGACGTGCCAAGTCGCGTGAACCGCAGCCAGGGTGAGTGGCAGCACTGGATCGTGGGTAACTTCCCCGGCAACGGCGAGGATTGTGGTGAAACGTTGTCGGAGTACGTCGGCGCTGGCCCTCCCGCCGGCTCTGGCTTCCACAGATACGTGTTCCTAGTCTACGAGCAACCCTGCCTGCTGACTTTTGATGAACCACGACTTAATAacac GTCAATGGCAAATCGTCCACTGTTCTCCATCACCAGATTCGCAGAAAAGTACAACTTGGGTGATCCCATAGCCGGCAACTTCTTCCAAGCAGAGTATGATGACTACGTGCCCATTCTATTCGCTCAGCTCGGCGCatag